One genomic window of Dryobates pubescens isolate bDryPub1 chromosome 17, bDryPub1.pri, whole genome shotgun sequence includes the following:
- the SPPL2A gene encoding signal peptide peptidase-like 2A isoform X2, which produces MRAAGLLQAALWGLLLAPVTADEGILHATGSGVPPVTKDYCIIYNSNWISLPKSLDNATFLALENLTSTVLCSSSEVPSDLMKDKAVVVMRGNCTFLEKARIAQNSGAKMLLIASKTRLSAISDNKTDFEDVTLPVALIRYNDIVDMQLVLGNEVNVTLYSPPLPEFDGSMVVIFLIAVFTVALGGYWSGVAELENLKAVASPGERETRRKKEENVTLTPVTVILFVVICCVMLLLLYFFYKWLVYVIISVFCLASAMSLYNCLAALVGEIPFGQCRIACCNKSIEVRLIFLAVFCIAAAAVWAVFRNEDRWAWILQDILGVAFCLNFIKTLKMPNFKSCVILLGLLLLYDVFFVFITPFITKNGASIMVEVAAGPFGNSEKNDGNLVEVPTERSAPHEKLPVVIRVPRLEYSASTLCDMPFSLLGFGDIIVPGLLVAYCRRFDVQTSSSSVYYISCTIAYAIGMVLTFIVLALMKMGQPALLYLVPCTLITSSLVAWRRKEMKKFWKGNSYQVSDFSRTPLLQDDGTPGLHRT; this is translated from the exons ATGAGAGCGGCCGGGCTGCTGCAGGCCGCGCTGTGGGGCCTGCTGCTTGCGCCG GTAACTGCAGATGAAGGGATCCTACATGCTACAGGAAGTGGTGTACCCCCAGTGACAAAGGATTACTGCATAATTTACAATTCTAATTGGATATCTCTTCCAAAGAGCCTAGACAATGCT actttcctaGCTTTGGAAAACCTGACTTCCACAGTACTCTGCAGTTCTTCTGAAGTTCCTTCTGACTTAATGAAGGACAAAGCAGTTGTTGTGATGAGAGGAAACTGCACTTTTTTGGAGAAAGCAAGAATTGCACAAAATTCAGGTGCTAAAATGTTGTTGATTGCCAGTAAAACCAGGCTG TCTGCTATTTCAGATAACAAGACTGATTTTGAAGATGTGACTCTACCAGTTGCTCTTATAAGATATAATGACATAGTAGATATGCAGCTG GTGCTTGGAAATGAAGTAAATGTGACTCTGTATTCACCACCTTTGCCAGAGTTTGATGGCAGCATGGTTGTCATCTTCCTAATTGCTGTGTTTACAGTGGCACTTGGAGGCTATTGGAGTGGAGTAGCAGAACT TGAGAATTTGAAAGCTGTAGCAAGTCCAGGGGAGAGAGAAACGAGacggaagaaggaagaaaacgtCACTTTGACCCCTGTAACAGTTATCTTGTTTGTTGTCATCTGTTGTGTGATGCTGCTCTTACTTTATTTCTTCTACAAATGGCTAG TGTATGTTATAATATCAGTCTTCTGCTTGGCATCTGCAATGAGTCTCTACAACTGTCTTGCAGCACTAGTAGGAGAAATACCGTTTGGGCAGTGCAG gatTGCATGTTGCAACAAAAGCATTGAAGTGAGGCTTATTTTTCTTGCTGTGTTCTGcatagcagcagctgctgtctgggCAGTGTTTCGGAATGAAGATAG GTGGGCTTGGATTTTGCAAGATATCTTGGGAGTCGCTTTCTGCCTAAATTTTATTAAAACACTGAAAATGCCCAACTTCAAG TCCTGTGTGATACTTCTCGGCCTTCTCCTTCTATACGATGTGTTTTTTGTCTTCATAACACCATTTATCACAAAG AATGGGGCAAGTATAATGGTTGAAGTTGCAGCTGGTCCCTTTGGAAACAGTGAAAAG AATGATGGAAACTTGGTGGAAGTCCCTACTGAACGCTCAGCTCCCCATGAGAAA TTACCTGTGGTTATTAGAGTGCCTAGACTTGAATACTCTGCTTCGACACTCTGTGACATGCCATTTTCATTGTTGGGTTTTGGAGACATTATTGTTCCAG gGCTTCTGGTTGCCTATTGCCGAAGATTTGACGTTCAAACAAGTTCATCTTCTGTATACTACATTTCCTGTACAATAG CTTATGCCATTGGCATGGTGTTGACTTTCATTGTTTTGGCATTAATGAAGATGGGacaacctgctcttctctatcTTGTACCATGTACACTCATTACTAGCTCACTGGTTGCTTGGAGGCGCAAAGAGATGAAGAAATTCTGGAAAGGAAACAGTTACCAG GTATCGGACTTCTCCAGGACGCCTTTGCTACAAG
- the SPPL2A gene encoding signal peptide peptidase-like 2A isoform X3: MRAAGLLQAALWGLLLAPVTADEGILHATGSGVPPVTKDYCIIYNSNWISLPKSLDNATFLALENLTSTVLCSSSEVPSDLMKDKAVVVMRGNCTFLEKARIAQNSGAKMLLIASKTRLSAISDNKTDFEDVTLPVALIRYNDIVDMQLVLGNEVNVTLYSPPLPEFDGSMVVIFLIAVFTVALGGYWSGVAELENLKAVASPGERETRRKKEENVTLTPVTVILFVVICCVMLLLLYFFYKWLVYVIISVFCLASAMSLYNCLAALVGEIPFGQCRIACCNKSIEVRLIFLAVFCIAAAAVWAVFRNEDRWAWILQDILGVAFCLNFIKTLKMPNFKSCVILLGLLLLYDVFFVFITPFITKNGASIMVEVAAGPFGNSEKLPVVIRVPRLEYSASTLCDMPFSLLGFGDIIVPGLLVAYCRRFDVQTSSSSVYYISCTIAYAIGMVLTFIVLALMKMGQPALLYLVPCTLITSSLVAWRRKEMKKFWKGNSYQMMEHLDYTGHEESTASASEQPGGQ, encoded by the exons ATGAGAGCGGCCGGGCTGCTGCAGGCCGCGCTGTGGGGCCTGCTGCTTGCGCCG GTAACTGCAGATGAAGGGATCCTACATGCTACAGGAAGTGGTGTACCCCCAGTGACAAAGGATTACTGCATAATTTACAATTCTAATTGGATATCTCTTCCAAAGAGCCTAGACAATGCT actttcctaGCTTTGGAAAACCTGACTTCCACAGTACTCTGCAGTTCTTCTGAAGTTCCTTCTGACTTAATGAAGGACAAAGCAGTTGTTGTGATGAGAGGAAACTGCACTTTTTTGGAGAAAGCAAGAATTGCACAAAATTCAGGTGCTAAAATGTTGTTGATTGCCAGTAAAACCAGGCTG TCTGCTATTTCAGATAACAAGACTGATTTTGAAGATGTGACTCTACCAGTTGCTCTTATAAGATATAATGACATAGTAGATATGCAGCTG GTGCTTGGAAATGAAGTAAATGTGACTCTGTATTCACCACCTTTGCCAGAGTTTGATGGCAGCATGGTTGTCATCTTCCTAATTGCTGTGTTTACAGTGGCACTTGGAGGCTATTGGAGTGGAGTAGCAGAACT TGAGAATTTGAAAGCTGTAGCAAGTCCAGGGGAGAGAGAAACGAGacggaagaaggaagaaaacgtCACTTTGACCCCTGTAACAGTTATCTTGTTTGTTGTCATCTGTTGTGTGATGCTGCTCTTACTTTATTTCTTCTACAAATGGCTAG TGTATGTTATAATATCAGTCTTCTGCTTGGCATCTGCAATGAGTCTCTACAACTGTCTTGCAGCACTAGTAGGAGAAATACCGTTTGGGCAGTGCAG gatTGCATGTTGCAACAAAAGCATTGAAGTGAGGCTTATTTTTCTTGCTGTGTTCTGcatagcagcagctgctgtctgggCAGTGTTTCGGAATGAAGATAG GTGGGCTTGGATTTTGCAAGATATCTTGGGAGTCGCTTTCTGCCTAAATTTTATTAAAACACTGAAAATGCCCAACTTCAAG TCCTGTGTGATACTTCTCGGCCTTCTCCTTCTATACGATGTGTTTTTTGTCTTCATAACACCATTTATCACAAAG AATGGGGCAAGTATAATGGTTGAAGTTGCAGCTGGTCCCTTTGGAAACAGTGAAAAG TTACCTGTGGTTATTAGAGTGCCTAGACTTGAATACTCTGCTTCGACACTCTGTGACATGCCATTTTCATTGTTGGGTTTTGGAGACATTATTGTTCCAG gGCTTCTGGTTGCCTATTGCCGAAGATTTGACGTTCAAACAAGTTCATCTTCTGTATACTACATTTCCTGTACAATAG CTTATGCCATTGGCATGGTGTTGACTTTCATTGTTTTGGCATTAATGAAGATGGGacaacctgctcttctctatcTTGTACCATGTACACTCATTACTAGCTCACTGGTTGCTTGGAGGCGCAAAGAGATGAAGAAATTCTGGAAAGGAAACAGTTACCAG
- the SPPL2A gene encoding signal peptide peptidase-like 2A isoform X1, whose translation MRAAGLLQAALWGLLLAPVTADEGILHATGSGVPPVTKDYCIIYNSNWISLPKSLDNATFLALENLTSTVLCSSSEVPSDLMKDKAVVVMRGNCTFLEKARIAQNSGAKMLLIASKTRLSAISDNKTDFEDVTLPVALIRYNDIVDMQLVLGNEVNVTLYSPPLPEFDGSMVVIFLIAVFTVALGGYWSGVAELENLKAVASPGERETRRKKEENVTLTPVTVILFVVICCVMLLLLYFFYKWLVYVIISVFCLASAMSLYNCLAALVGEIPFGQCRIACCNKSIEVRLIFLAVFCIAAAAVWAVFRNEDRWAWILQDILGVAFCLNFIKTLKMPNFKSCVILLGLLLLYDVFFVFITPFITKNGASIMVEVAAGPFGNSEKNDGNLVEVPTERSAPHEKLPVVIRVPRLEYSASTLCDMPFSLLGFGDIIVPGLLVAYCRRFDVQTSSSSVYYISCTIAYAIGMVLTFIVLALMKMGQPALLYLVPCTLITSSLVAWRRKEMKKFWKGNSYQMMEHLDYTGHEESTASASEQPGGQ comes from the exons ATGAGAGCGGCCGGGCTGCTGCAGGCCGCGCTGTGGGGCCTGCTGCTTGCGCCG GTAACTGCAGATGAAGGGATCCTACATGCTACAGGAAGTGGTGTACCCCCAGTGACAAAGGATTACTGCATAATTTACAATTCTAATTGGATATCTCTTCCAAAGAGCCTAGACAATGCT actttcctaGCTTTGGAAAACCTGACTTCCACAGTACTCTGCAGTTCTTCTGAAGTTCCTTCTGACTTAATGAAGGACAAAGCAGTTGTTGTGATGAGAGGAAACTGCACTTTTTTGGAGAAAGCAAGAATTGCACAAAATTCAGGTGCTAAAATGTTGTTGATTGCCAGTAAAACCAGGCTG TCTGCTATTTCAGATAACAAGACTGATTTTGAAGATGTGACTCTACCAGTTGCTCTTATAAGATATAATGACATAGTAGATATGCAGCTG GTGCTTGGAAATGAAGTAAATGTGACTCTGTATTCACCACCTTTGCCAGAGTTTGATGGCAGCATGGTTGTCATCTTCCTAATTGCTGTGTTTACAGTGGCACTTGGAGGCTATTGGAGTGGAGTAGCAGAACT TGAGAATTTGAAAGCTGTAGCAAGTCCAGGGGAGAGAGAAACGAGacggaagaaggaagaaaacgtCACTTTGACCCCTGTAACAGTTATCTTGTTTGTTGTCATCTGTTGTGTGATGCTGCTCTTACTTTATTTCTTCTACAAATGGCTAG TGTATGTTATAATATCAGTCTTCTGCTTGGCATCTGCAATGAGTCTCTACAACTGTCTTGCAGCACTAGTAGGAGAAATACCGTTTGGGCAGTGCAG gatTGCATGTTGCAACAAAAGCATTGAAGTGAGGCTTATTTTTCTTGCTGTGTTCTGcatagcagcagctgctgtctgggCAGTGTTTCGGAATGAAGATAG GTGGGCTTGGATTTTGCAAGATATCTTGGGAGTCGCTTTCTGCCTAAATTTTATTAAAACACTGAAAATGCCCAACTTCAAG TCCTGTGTGATACTTCTCGGCCTTCTCCTTCTATACGATGTGTTTTTTGTCTTCATAACACCATTTATCACAAAG AATGGGGCAAGTATAATGGTTGAAGTTGCAGCTGGTCCCTTTGGAAACAGTGAAAAG AATGATGGAAACTTGGTGGAAGTCCCTACTGAACGCTCAGCTCCCCATGAGAAA TTACCTGTGGTTATTAGAGTGCCTAGACTTGAATACTCTGCTTCGACACTCTGTGACATGCCATTTTCATTGTTGGGTTTTGGAGACATTATTGTTCCAG gGCTTCTGGTTGCCTATTGCCGAAGATTTGACGTTCAAACAAGTTCATCTTCTGTATACTACATTTCCTGTACAATAG CTTATGCCATTGGCATGGTGTTGACTTTCATTGTTTTGGCATTAATGAAGATGGGacaacctgctcttctctatcTTGTACCATGTACACTCATTACTAGCTCACTGGTTGCTTGGAGGCGCAAAGAGATGAAGAAATTCTGGAAAGGAAACAGTTACCAG
- the SPPL2A gene encoding signal peptide peptidase-like 2A isoform X4, translating into MRAAGLLQAALWGLLLAPVTADEGILHATGSGVPPVTKDYCIIYNSNWISLPKSLDNATFLALENLTSTVLCSSSEVPSDLMKDKAVVVMRGNCTFLEKARIAQNSGAKMLLIASKTRLSAISDNKTDFEDVTLPVALIRYNDIVDMQLVLGNEVNVTLYSPPLPEFDGSMVVIFLIAVFTVALGGYWSGVAELENLKAVASPGERETRRKKEENVTLTPVTVILFVVICCVMLLLLYFFYKWLVYVIISVFCLASAMSLYNCLAALVGEIPFGQCRIACCNKSIEVRLIFLAVFCIAAAAVWAVFRNEDRWAWILQDILGVAFCLNFIKTLKMPNFKSCVILLGLLLLYDVFFVFITPFITKNGASIMVEVAAGPFGNSEKLPVVIRVPRLEYSASTLCDMPFSLLGFGDIIVPGLLVAYCRRFDVQTSSSSVYYISCTIAYAIGMVLTFIVLALMKMGQPALLYLVPCTLITSSLVAWRRKEMKKFWKGNSYQVSDFSRTPLLQDDGTPGLHRT; encoded by the exons ATGAGAGCGGCCGGGCTGCTGCAGGCCGCGCTGTGGGGCCTGCTGCTTGCGCCG GTAACTGCAGATGAAGGGATCCTACATGCTACAGGAAGTGGTGTACCCCCAGTGACAAAGGATTACTGCATAATTTACAATTCTAATTGGATATCTCTTCCAAAGAGCCTAGACAATGCT actttcctaGCTTTGGAAAACCTGACTTCCACAGTACTCTGCAGTTCTTCTGAAGTTCCTTCTGACTTAATGAAGGACAAAGCAGTTGTTGTGATGAGAGGAAACTGCACTTTTTTGGAGAAAGCAAGAATTGCACAAAATTCAGGTGCTAAAATGTTGTTGATTGCCAGTAAAACCAGGCTG TCTGCTATTTCAGATAACAAGACTGATTTTGAAGATGTGACTCTACCAGTTGCTCTTATAAGATATAATGACATAGTAGATATGCAGCTG GTGCTTGGAAATGAAGTAAATGTGACTCTGTATTCACCACCTTTGCCAGAGTTTGATGGCAGCATGGTTGTCATCTTCCTAATTGCTGTGTTTACAGTGGCACTTGGAGGCTATTGGAGTGGAGTAGCAGAACT TGAGAATTTGAAAGCTGTAGCAAGTCCAGGGGAGAGAGAAACGAGacggaagaaggaagaaaacgtCACTTTGACCCCTGTAACAGTTATCTTGTTTGTTGTCATCTGTTGTGTGATGCTGCTCTTACTTTATTTCTTCTACAAATGGCTAG TGTATGTTATAATATCAGTCTTCTGCTTGGCATCTGCAATGAGTCTCTACAACTGTCTTGCAGCACTAGTAGGAGAAATACCGTTTGGGCAGTGCAG gatTGCATGTTGCAACAAAAGCATTGAAGTGAGGCTTATTTTTCTTGCTGTGTTCTGcatagcagcagctgctgtctgggCAGTGTTTCGGAATGAAGATAG GTGGGCTTGGATTTTGCAAGATATCTTGGGAGTCGCTTTCTGCCTAAATTTTATTAAAACACTGAAAATGCCCAACTTCAAG TCCTGTGTGATACTTCTCGGCCTTCTCCTTCTATACGATGTGTTTTTTGTCTTCATAACACCATTTATCACAAAG AATGGGGCAAGTATAATGGTTGAAGTTGCAGCTGGTCCCTTTGGAAACAGTGAAAAG TTACCTGTGGTTATTAGAGTGCCTAGACTTGAATACTCTGCTTCGACACTCTGTGACATGCCATTTTCATTGTTGGGTTTTGGAGACATTATTGTTCCAG gGCTTCTGGTTGCCTATTGCCGAAGATTTGACGTTCAAACAAGTTCATCTTCTGTATACTACATTTCCTGTACAATAG CTTATGCCATTGGCATGGTGTTGACTTTCATTGTTTTGGCATTAATGAAGATGGGacaacctgctcttctctatcTTGTACCATGTACACTCATTACTAGCTCACTGGTTGCTTGGAGGCGCAAAGAGATGAAGAAATTCTGGAAAGGAAACAGTTACCAG GTATCGGACTTCTCCAGGACGCCTTTGCTACAAG